DNA from Pochonia chlamydosporia 170 chromosome Unknown PCv3seq00009, whole genome shotgun sequence:
TGGGCTTGACCCCCCTCAAAACCCATCGCTCAGGGTCCCAGTCGTCCGCACGATTCCACTTGTCCTCATCGCGGTGCATGAACCATTGAAACGCGTTGATCCTGGTATTTGGCGGGATGCCATCTATACCCGCTACGGACACTgctctgtctggtggtgttaTTCGGGGTAGGGGTGTGCTCGTTGGTCGCATCCTCAGTGACTCGTTGATTACGGCTCGAAGATATGGTAACGAGTCCAGCTGGGCGGCCAACCTGTCTCGGTGCTGGTTGTTTGCACTTTGGCATTCGGATTCTCGTTGCACCTTCTTGCCGACCCCTGTAACATCAACTCCCGCAGCCGTGAGCTCAGCCAGAATTTCATGTTGAGCGTGCGGGTCTTGAGCAAGGTACCAGAATGTGTAGGCGAGAACGAGACCTAGAATGGAGCTTAGTCGATGACTCAAGGATGATGTAGATGATTGTAGGGAAACGCAAATTTCCAGGCTGTGAGATGAGCCTACCTAGAACTTCCCTCGATGCCGCTGAGTTGATGATTAGTTCACATACATATATGCAGCGTTCTCGCCATATAAATCACAAACTACTTACAAATGTGGTCAAACATCTCACTGGCAACCTCTAGCCTCTTCTCGTGGCTGCTCAGCTGGGGAGAGTCATTTTCTACCATCTGCTTCGCTTTGGCATATACAACGGGCTCATCCTGCACCGCCACTGCTGGCTGCCCGCTGGCGTCGCTCTTTTTTGTAGCAGCTATCGTTGTGTCCGCTTTTGTGGACAAGTTTTCAACCCAGTCCTCGAGAAACAGTTTTGAGCATGCATATTTCTTTGGAAGCAGGTCGATGGAAAGCTTCTTGAGTATGCCGTACAGCAATGGTGTCTCTTGCACGAAGAATGTTTCGTGGCACATGGAGTTCTCGTAATGCTCGCGCCACGTATCCATTGCCGCCCTGGGTAGCAGCAGATATTGGGATGCGTTGCAATAACCAAACATGAAGGCACTAAGGTAATCAGCGCAGATGCAGTAGCTGAGATCCAAGCCGTCGATGGGCAGACTctttttggctgcttgttCCAGGCGTGGGACGAGCCGCTCGTGTAAAATCTTGC
Protein-coding regions in this window:
- a CDS encoding cytochrome P450 (similar to Aspergillus flavus NRRL3357 XP_002383022.1) yields the protein MIVALAAAASLLLILYTLRQAFWSPLSRVPSAHWSARYSSLWILWTRYNGRELSSLVDAHRKHGPILLVGPRDLSVSSYQDGIRRVYDAGFPKPTAFYSVFNYFRRRNAFTSLNRREHGSRRRRTAALYSKTALLQSEHLQQVTSKILHERLVPRLEQAAKKSLPIDGLDLSYCICADYLSAFMFGYCNASQYLLLPRAAMDTWREHYENSMCHETFFVQETPLLYGILKKLSIDLLPKKYACSKLFLEDWVENLSTKADTTIAATKKSDASGQPAVAVQDEPVVYAKAKQMVENDSPQLSSHEKRLEVASEMFDHISASREVLGLVLAYTFWYLAQDPHAQHEILAELTAAGVDVTGVGKKVQRESECQSANNQHRDRLAAQLDSLPYLRAVINESLRMRPTSTPLPRITPPDRAVSVAGIDGIPPNTRINAFQWFMHRDEDKWNRADDWDPERWVLRGVKPKSNMAAGVGQGVLWPFASGPRMCLGNNLTFYMMQHILAVMVSKFTFTSCAVEKDCWPGSPDDVLPIRVQARK